The region CCATGTAAGATTATATaaagaattcagttttgataaaGCAGTACCACTATTTGATTGAATCTAAGCCAACTTGCAgaagctttgaaaggttgctgcaagcCTCCAAATGAGGTTTCTCAACCCCCTAAATGAGGTTTCATGACCCCATGGGTTAaagaacactgatctagtctCATAGATGGGCCACCCCTGCACAGTACTGGAAGGATGACACAGTGCCACAGGTTTCTGCCATGGGCAATGTCTATTTTTTCTGGATGGATGGCAGAACCATCTGTACTTGAACCAGTTCTGTCTAAAATCAGTACTCTTTGGGGGATGTATTTCCATTCTCCCTGACAATGGGTGAGTTTAGTCAGAATCCCCATGTCTCTCCTGTAAAAATCTCACCTGCAGAATCTTGTAAAGGCCTAAGATGTCTGCCATACGTGAAGAGGTCTCAGAATCAAGTCCCCCAATGGTTCCCATCACATTgttctgggtgccacatttgTAGTTGGGGACAAACCTTTGTGATTTGAAGAGAAGGTCCAGAGTGGCTCGGTAGGTCATCCTCGCATCAGAATAACTGTCGTAGATGTGGAACCCAAGAGTGACATTGGGCAACATCTCGGGGTTCTTATTCACCTCGTCTACTGCAAACGCCAAGGCCAGGAGATGCTGGTAGAACTTTGTCACCACGCTGCAAAGACAACTGAATGACTGTAATTTTAAGGCTAGGCCCTGAAATGGCCTAATTTGCCCAATCTGGGAATCAAAGATTCAACTGGAAATCAGGCATGACTCAATCCCACTGGAAAAGAAGTCTATCATGgtggttctccccctccccataattgTTCCCAAGCCAAACATGATACAGGATGCTTTGATTCACATGTGTATATGATACACATTCATATACATTTATATATGCATCTATGTATAGGAGCCACTGAGGAGGGTGGGACACATAACTTCTTTCTGTATTTCACCCCATACATGCTATTTATCTTGCATAGAAATAGTTACAAAATAGAAAGTGACAGATATGCAAATTATGAGtgagttttaaaaagcaaaattcaCTCTACATTTTCATTCACGAAAATCACCCCTTTTTTTCTAAGCAATCTAATTGGCTTCAGTCACACTAATAAAGGAATCACTAAATTTAAATCAAATCcatggaagagggaggaaggatAATTCCTTACAGTAGAAGATTCTTAATTCGTTCCTGGAATGGATGTTGTTTGAAGGAATATCTGGGTAAAATATAATGTATATGGGATGCAATTCCCCCAATGAGGATGTCACCTGGCTGGTGCCACTCTTGTAGAATATGGACTGGGTCATTTCCAATGCACTTAGGAGTATGTTCTTTGCACACCATGTgcggaagcagcagcaacaatagcACAGGCTCCATCATTTTACCTGCAAATCTTCCACCTATCTGCTTCTACAACTTCACTTCTTGCATGAACCTACTTGGAACATGCTGGGTTCCAGGGCAGCCAATTCTGCCAAGGCACATCTTGGAAGGACAAGTATCTACCTTATCCTTAGTCTCAGCTGAGCTAGCAAAGCCAACACTGGATGCTACTAGGGACGGAAAACCTGTCATACCAGGCACATGGGAAAGGGTTCAAAGGAACAGAGTCCAGCCTGCCGCTAGTCCCTGATCTTAACTGATAATGGCACATGGAGCTATTGATAAGCATTTCAAACTTTCTTGGTGCATTTTTTTCCTAGTGCCttcttaaaagcatatccatTTTGTCCTAGTGGGTTAATTATAGTGATTGTGATGATTACAGGGGAGTGAAAcactttggggatttttttttccccatttacaaTACCGTTACGTATTGCAGTACTTGCGAAGCAAACATGTTTGTCAGATATCACAGGACCAGTTCCAGCATCACAAGTCCAACCCACACAGAATGTGGGGCATGAACAAGCATTTCCTGCTCCGCTATCCGGGATACTTTCCAGTTTTGTAATCAAATGCAAGGTGGTTCATTTGAACCCTGTGATTGAGATAGAAAAGTATTTCACTTGTACACGAGGGTGTTGTTccagtaaacccccccccctccatgcaaTTACTAAAAGGCACACTTGAGTGGAGAGGTTGCCGTTTGCTTGTTTTGAGCTTGCATCACATGTAACCAGGTCTGCTTAGTCAAATATTACCCAGGCTGACCCACTGTAGTTTCTGCTGGTCTGTTGTGAGGATAGAACTgggtgctaagctcaaaatgacCAAGATGTTCTACATGAGTACAATTTACAAGGGGTGTGTTTGGGGAACAGGTGAATTCACAAGTGTAGGCTCTACTCTGAATTATGCATATTCATTGCAATAAACCCATTGAAAAATCCCATGTGTCACCGAGTGTGGTTTTAAGACACGTGTAACAAGTGTGCATGGGGAAAATACATTATGTGTGCAGGGACTGAGGGAAGTGACCCTCCACTCAACTCCATGGAAGGGCAAGAAAAAGGAAGACAATGTACAAGGTATGACTATAGAGAACATTTCTGGTGGGGATAAAATGCAAGAATGTGGAGGAGGAATCAAGaataaaatgcaatgcaatgttcAGGCATTTACACAACTAAGGACTATGTAAGCAGTTctagagaaaagagagagagaagctctTGACAAAGCTCTCTTTTTGGCTGAGGCCTCAAACTTATGTGGGCATGGTCTGCAGAGAGGAGCCTCTCCTGATGATCTTAAAGACTGGGCAGGGTTCTTATAGGAGTAGGTAGTTCTTAAGGTATCCAAGTACCAGGACATTAAGGGCTTTCAAGGTCAAAACTGAGCAATAGCTGCAAATACTGGTTGAAGGTTTCTTTTGCCTCTCTTAGATTATATATTGGAAACGTGAGAGTGGTCCATCATCTGCACATTGGTGACAGCTCAGCCTAACCCCTCCAGTCGACCTGCCCCAGCAGTTTTGGGTAGATGTAAAAAACATGGGGGATGTAGAACACTGACGCCTCACAAACCAGCGACcacagagcagtggcatcactagggaggtgcagggggtgtgtaCCACACCAGATGAGATCAGATAAGGAGAAAGGGGCGGTGGGGCAATAATTTTAGGAAGCAGCCAAAACACTAAGCAATGTGAGGAAGGGGGTGGTGGGGCAATTGTGCCACTGTTGCCTCTTATTGTTTCAGCAGCTTCCAGATTGTGAAGCTGCCAAAACACTAAGAGGCAGCTGTGGGCCAggagtgagagggaggaggaagaaggggccATTGGGGAATCATGATGATGCTGCCTCTTAGTGCTTTGGTCACTTCCTGAACCAGAGGTAGTGGTGGCCATGACTCAAGAAAGGGGGAGGCAAcaaaggaggagaaaagggaaGCAGTGCAATTGCCCCAAtgacccttcctcctccttcctcacatCCCCCTTCTTCAAGCTTCTGTCACAGTTTAATATATCTAAGTGATCTCTGATAGGATCAAAACTGCAAGAGGCGGCCATCACCGTCTTGGCTGGTCCTCATGTGGCACCCCCATATGTGATGCTCTAGTATGGAACCTGGGGTGTACTGCCCCATTCCCCCTTTTGCGACACCACTGCATCACTTACTTTCTTGGTTTGAGATCATcccttctgaacatggaggaagTTCAGGAGAAACTGGAAAGTCTTTGGCACAAGCCATATTGACTGCCCTGTAACGGCATACAGGCGTGCGTCACGTAACAAGcttctgcttaacaatggaccacatatatgatagtgaccaaagcacaacaaagaggctctgaatgaggcagtcaggtctcccatagcctgtagcagtgtctgtttacacaacaaagaggctcttaatgcaaagaagaggcaatctgtctctagCAGCCTATGCAATCAGCTGGTGTCTGGCAAGGAATGTCTTTTTACACaagaaaggcactagattgggcagaatgttcacttaacgacctaatcacataacaatagggataagagaacatatcAGCATTGTTAACTGACACACACCTATATAGAGATAGCCTCATCTACCTGCATAATTGCTTGCTTAGAATAGGGACTGTGTTTTCTAGAATTCTCTGCTTAGAACAGGGACAGCCTCTGACCACAACTCTCACGTTTCCCTCTCTGTTTTGTGAGTTCTCCCCTTTTCTTCAATAAATGCTTTTGGTATTTTGAGAGTATTCCACCTATCTGGTGAAAAGACAACCATGaagtgatattttatttatttgcttagaaatttataccctgctttattttGCTGACGGGTATTCAAAGCAGCTATATTTGATTTCTCAGACTCCAATGGGTTGTTTTAGGACCGGATCCTATTGGacttcagtgccagcactgcagcaCAACGGCAGTGCTgcgtgttgcaaatgtgccataaggcttgTGTGTGCCACCCGCAGAGTAAATGCTGCCACTGGGGACGTCTGTGCCGCCTCATTGGTTTGAAGGAGGAACTCCAGTTTGCCACCGGAGCAATGGTGAGCACCGGGCAGTGTGGTGGCAAGGAAGGATGGCAGGGGTGGACAGGAGGTGTTCCTGGTGTGGGAAGGCAGAACGGAGGAAGGCCTGGGTACAGGATAGGCCTCCTTTGCTGGATCCCATCCCTTGTGTcaggcttggaagcccaacatgaacttctcaagtctgcaccagtgatttagctggtgcagactcaaaaATCCCTATAGCAGGGGCTGGGACTTTATTTGGGGTCTGAGGATGACTGCCCCCTTCTACCTAGGAGAATTTCAGCACAAGTTCTACCTAGGAGAACCTTGCCCCACTGGATAGAGTGGCAGCTATTTCAATGCTGCTGTACTGTGCAGAGCtaagaagcttaggattgggctgcctctcaAACTGTACAAAGGCTTGAAGTTGCAGGtagggacaggactgggctgtttgagGCATATGCGATGATCAGAGTGATTTTAGCTCTTTTTAGGGATTCCTTACTGTTTCAGACTAGGCTATGGAAAGAAGACATGCTTGACTGACTCGTTTGATGATCTGTGCCAAGGactagctgctttgggtgcccagaAGGGAgcaaaagcaggatagaaatcttgtaaataaataaataagaactagatggaggaggcattctggttCTCAGATGAAAGAGGATTTAAAAGTTACCATCACTGCAATACTTCAGTGAAGAGACCATGGAGATTCTCTAATTTAAGCCCTTGGATATTTATTCTAAACTTCATTGTTAATCTATGTGAAGGttcaaagcaaataaataaataaataaataaataaaagaagcaGCCCAACATTCAAGAGTATTTATATTGGTCATTCAAGAAGAAGATTTACATCGTAATGGTTGCATCTGGCTGGAAAGTATAAAAAAGGAGATGGGATTTATTCAGGATATCCCACCTCCCAAACTGAGACAGGCTCTGCCACATATTTCACATATTCTTCACATACTCCCATACAAAAGCAGAGCAAAAGAGATTGTCTACTGGATATTGGAATGCTTTCTtcttaattgctctcttttgttcagctcaggtctcagtacaataatgtagcatttgggagcAAAAATGCAGACCAGCAACCCAGCACTAGaggtcaagatggagaagatctccacagccaccatggctttccctcttgtgctcaggtaggttggcacaaaggacagccacacactgcaaaagaccaacatgctgaaggtgatgaacttggcttcattgaaactgtctggcagtctcctggctaggaaagccacagtgaagcaaaTGACTGCAAGGAAGCCCATGTAACCCAGGACGCAGTAGAACATAGTGACagaaccttcattacattccaggaTCATTTCTTCAGACAGTGAGTGTGGATCCAGGGATGGGAAAGGGGGAGTAGTGCTCAGCCAAACAGCACAAATACCAGCTTGaacaaaggagcaggagaagacaATGAGATGTGCCAATCTTTTGCCCACCCATTTCTGGAAAACATTGCCTGGTTtggaggccatgaaagccagaaccactgtgatggttttggccaaaagagaagaaacagcagtagagaagatgaggccaaaagcTGTTTGTCGCAGGAGGCAGGTCACCTTTTGAGGCTCTCCAATGAACATTaatgagcagaggaagcaaaggaggagggaaatCAGAAGGATATAGGTGAGACtgcagttgttggccttgacgatgggagtgtccctTTGCTTAATGAAGATTCCCAGCACCAGACCTGTGATGGCAGCAAGGAAAAGAGCCAAGAGAGCTAAAGTCTTGCCCAGGGGTTCTGCATAAGATAAAAAGGTTGGGGTCTTTGGAAGGCATTGATCGTGATGCTTGTTTGGGTAGTGATCTTCCATGCATGGAATGCAGTAATCCATGTCTGAAAATGGAACACATACAGTCTTAAAGCAATCGCTGTTCTTCggaggcaggggtgcccaaaccctggccctggggccatttgtggcctgcagggaacccccattctccaatgcCCCTCTGGCCCACctgagacttgctagagcccacgctggcccaatgcaattgctctcagcgtgagcaTGACCGTTCAAACTCTTGCACAAgtggcaggccaagggctccttgtgtttcacatctgtgaaacagcagtggcagcgaaggaaaggctggtcttgctttgtgcatggccttttatagaccttgagctattgctagaccttcattcattcatctcatctTCATTTATACATCATTCAcacaagtttcatctctaataaattcatttatgtaaatttattcaaattcaaggCCAAATCCTAAGGGCCACTTGCCTCAGCAGAAGAACTTTCTGTGTATGCACAGTGTGCCACACCAGGCCAGGCCaagccaccactgaaaagcagTTCCCATCTACCCTCCcatcaccctgcttcacccctccctgcccctattctgcatCCTCCTGGGAGCTGAGGggacctgtcaccaccctcccctgttctgttttacctctccctttggaaaggggccccaaagaaactttgtactccctgataaaattcctctcagaggccctgctggtgccctcccctgcatctggcaatcagaggcagcctacctctaaaaccaagagcttgcattatgtcagaaggccagatgcaagggagggcaccaggatgaggtctcttgttatctggtgtgctccctggggcatttggtgggccgctgtgagatactggaagctggactagatgggcctatggcctgatccagtggggctgttctgatgttctgatgttcttatgtttgcacATATCTACTACCGTGTTTCCcagaaaataagacactgtcttattttttttttactcagaaaagcacactaggtcttattttcggggctggtcttatttttttttttgttttaatgtacaacaacgtactgcctgcctgtctactcagaagtcagtccctttctagttaatgggacttactccctggaaggtgtggagagggtctCCTCTCAGCACCCaagaggatgcctgcctgcctgcctgtcagtctactcagaagtcagtccctttatagttaatgaaacttactccctggaaagtgtggagagcctcagagcctggtaggcagggttgccttgcttgctgcttcctgcctcagctaCTCCTCAGCATCCtatgcccaaggtagcacagcaggcactttctaggtggcgTATGTGGAAGTGCGGCATTCCTGGTCACATTGTCCACCTGCCCCTGCCCAaggaccccttctgcccccccccgtcccggccctgatcacaactaggtcattttcagggtaggtcttatatttcagcaattctcaagaAACACACTAGGACTTATTTTTGGGGTAAGTCTTTTCTTCGGGGAAACggtatgacttgtaacctgtaatttcctctagaaatttgtccaatctacCATAATCATTTTCATAACGGTGCGTCTCTTACCTTCTTGGTTTGAGATCATCCCTTCTGCAcacggagcacaatcatagcagcaaaatttctccctttcctttgttttcctgCTGGAACCGGGGTGGCAGTTGTCATTACAGAGAGATAAGGGAGGCACCTGTCCTTTCACAAAAGGAGAACATAACCATaaagatgtgctagagggagttagATTGTGACAGAGGGGAATAAGACCTGTGATCTCACAAATGGTGCATTTTATGGAAAAGTACGTACTATCGTAAGCAGAAAGACAAATGGAAGATGATTACGACTGATGCCTTTGTTCAGGCGCATAGGCCATCTAGTGAAGAGTAGTGCAATGGAATACAGCCCCTCCAGCACTTCATGAAGGCAGAGACTCTCCTTGCCTGGACCTACCATGAAAGAGGTGAGGCAGGGAAAGAGGCACTTGAATGATGCATCAGGCCTGCAAGGGTGGGATGACGGCAACATTTGTGGCTTGAAAGCTGCAAACTCAGCATTCTGATTCTGGGAGCCTTCAGGCCACACACCCACCAGTGGAAAAATCTGAAACGAGCTGACCACTCTTTAGGGCTTATGTAGGACTCTCATGCTTTCAACAGGACTGGATGCTGATGGGAAACTTCTTCACTAACCATTAATCCATAATCTATTATTCAATATATTATGTCATCAAATAAAGTGTTCCAACCTGAGTCAAGTCCTCATGCCATTCAATTTCGTCCTCATCAATGATGAGTTTAACGCCTGAAGCGGTCCGAGGATCCAGCCGCCCCACCTTGACTCGGACAAAGGagtcattctcaaaagtgacCAAGTTTGTAATATCGAATCCGCCTGCTAATTCTCCGTGCTCGTTAAACTTAATTTCATCTCCACAACTGTTGTTGAATGAGCGAAGAAATGAATGGAGCTAagtggaaaaaggaagagaatgaaCGGATCTCTAAAATGTGGCAATACGcaaactacattttttaaaaatatatttccaaGTTGGAAattgacagcccgatcctattgggATGCCTCCCTGGCAGAATGCAAATTCTATCTgttctggctgctgaaaagcagccttaAAGTCTGTCCCAGTTGCACACTGAATAGTCACCTGCATGCATTGCCAGGCTGCGGGCTGCCTGCCAGAGTGGGTAAAGCCAGTGGGAGAGTCAGGAGGggtggggtaggcagaatgggggtgaggaggctgtgggagggggtagaaCCAGTGGCAATGGACCGCGCTGGATCCTATCCTGATCTGCAGAGCCTCTCAGCCCCATTTCTTTCCTTAGACTTCTTCCAGCAAAATCGCATTCACTCGATAAATTTGACACCATAAATAAGAAAAAATGGGTGTTCATATTCTCTGCAGAGAACCAttacctgccagggctccaggttcaaTTGGCCTCCAGCCACTATTGTACCATGTCTGGATCTAGAAGAATACAtgagatgcaaggcatgtgccacagcatagacagcattatagatactgtagctgtggccCGTGATGCTCATTTCGAAAAGAGGCGCAGGGAGGCTCTCCAGATCCTCCTCTCCGGTGCATGTTTTTGTGCTCTTTGGTGCTGCATTTCGCTTTGGAAATGTACAAGTGAATACTTGTTCCCAGAACCCTTTACTAAAACCATTTCtgtttgcctccagagggtccatgtCCTGAAGAAATTCTGTGAAtccaagaggctcattggaatgAATTGTGAAGGAAAGAGCGCCATGGAATAGGGCATCCCGATAAGGATGCGCATGAAACATGGTGAAATAGGTGTTGCTTGTGAAGTCAATTTGCGCTGTTaaaatccacactttcccggaGAGGATTTTATATCTAGGAAATATTATAGGAATGAACATATTTAATACCAATAGATTAGATGCCAATGATAGAAGGGATATTGTTTCACCATAGAAAACAATTGCATTGGCTTTGCTCTCCAGAAGTGCTGGAAAAAGATTTGGGATGCTGCTGATCAGTTCACCCATATGTACAGTACCATATTTGTCTACAGTTTTATCAGTGAAAGCTGAACAGATTCCATTCTGGGACAGCATGGGCTCCAAGACCTTCACAAAATGCTCTCCAGCATCGTTATCCATGGCGATGAGCCCGACCCATTTCCACCCAAAGTGCACAAGTAACTTGACAATTCCTTGGTACTGAAGGGCTTCACTGGGGACCATCTGATAAAAGGAAGTGGAATGAATTTTATCCATCTTTACTCCTTCAAATGAGCCAtatgaaaacttaaaaaaaagatgAGGTTACATTTCAGagaaggaaaaattttttttttgcagctcttacattttttttatctacatttttttatttacatttttttaattttacataATTACCTTAACTTTCATCTCACGTTTTAGTTGAGAGAGATCTTCTTGGCTGCATCGAAAGGACTGCAAGTGATCAAAAATCATTCAAAATGATGAAAAATGGAAAAGAGGCAAATACATTACCAATTCAATCCTAATCctatttactcccaagaaatttCTTTCAATAACACATATGCCCAAGTAGGTATGTTTCAGCCTGCAGCCGTGATGACAATGACTGAAATGTAATGACAATGACTGTAGAAAAGCAAAGGAAGAGCCCTTGACCTGTCTTGTAGcagtacaattgttaaaggtcaaAAGACTGTCAAATTTTTTTGCAAAAGAGTTTTGTAAAAGAAATTCATCAGGAGAAGTGCCAAACACATTAATCAAATGAAATAGTTAACCACTTGCTTGCATCTCTTTCCAGCCTTTGAATACAGTTTGTCTGCACCTCAAACTTGAGACACTAGGCAAAGCAGAATAAATTTCCCGATGGGGTCTCCCAAGGGCAATGTCGATGTCTCAATATGCACAGACTCTATAACAGAACCAGCTATATGTCTAACAGCTGTGTCTGCAATCAGCATGCCTAGAATGGGGTTTATCTATTCCTTTTAATGCGGATCTTATTAGATAACTCCACAATCACATTTATTCATGCACCAatgtgctttctctctctctctctctctctctctctctctctctctctctctcaaaacacaCGCATATAAAAGCTTAACTGCTCTGCtgataaaacataagaacagccccactggatcaggtcataggcccatctagtccagcttcctgtatctcacagcagctcaccaaatgcaccagggaacacaccagataacaagagacctcatcctggtgccctcccttgcatctggcattctgatataacccatttctaaaatcagaaggttgcacatacacatcatggcttgtaacccataatggatttttcctccagaaacttgtccaatccccttttaaaggcatccaggccagatgctgtcaccacatcctgcggcaaggagttccacagaccaaccacatgctgagtaaagaaatattttcttttgtcaacactcaattttagtggatgtcccctggttctggtgttatgtgagagtgtaaagagcatctccctatccactctgtcaatcccctgcataattttgtatgtctcaatcatgtcccccctcagacgtctcttttctaggctgaagaggcccaaacgctgtagcctttcctcataaggaaggtgccccagcccagtaatcatcttagtcgctctcttgcaccttttccatttccactatgtcttttttgagatgccaccagaactggacacaatactccaggtgtggccttaccattgatttgtacaacggcatataatattagctgttttgttctcaataccttttctaatgatcccaagcatagaactggctttcttcactgcggccgcacattgggttgacactttcatcgacctgtccaccaccaccccaagatctctctcctgatctgtcacagacagctcagaacccattagccatgtgaagttttgattttttgccccaatgtgcacgactttacacttacttacattgaagcgcatctgccattttgctgcccattctaccagtttggagagattcttctggagctcctcacaatcatgtctggtcttcaccacttggaaaagtgtaAAACTATTACAGCCTTCATAGAtacacatttccttttctttttattgcCTGATAAACATCAGCCATGAACTACAGTCCCTTATACACATGTACCAatctcaaccactgtgctgatGCTGCTATTGCAGACCTTTACAGCCTGATCATTTTGAAGCATTAGATTCTTAGAAAATGGAACAGTGACTTCTTGGTAATTCAAGGGAAAATCCCCAAGCCCCCCTCCATCTCACCTGTGGAATTTTGTAAAGACCTAAGATATCTGCGATCCATGAGGTGGGATCAGAATCAAGTCCCCCAATAGTTCCCATTACATTTTGGGAGTTtccacatttgaagttggggacaaaCCTCTGTGAATTGAAGAGAAGGTCCAGAATGGCTCGGTAGGTCAATCTTGCATCAGagtagctgtcatagatgtggaacccAAGAGTCACATTGGGCAAGATCTCGGGGTTCTCATTCACCTCATCCACTGCAAACGCCAAGGCCAGGAGATGCTGGTAGAACTTCGTCACCACCCTGAAAAGACAAGTGACTGACTGTCATTTTATGGGAAAAATCTGCAGTGCCCTGGAATCATGTAATTTACCCAACTGGGTCTCAAAAACCGGTTGTGCCAAAAGTCAAGGGAACAATTC is a window of Tiliqua scincoides isolate rTilSci1 chromosome 5, rTilSci1.hap2, whole genome shotgun sequence DNA encoding:
- the LOC136653671 gene encoding vomeronasal type-2 receptor 26-like — encoded protein: MVPSEALQYQGIVKLLVHFGWKWVGLIAMDNDAGEHFVKVLEPMLSQNGICSAFTDKTVDKYGTVHMGELISSIPNLFPALLESKANAIVFYGETISLLSLASNLLVLNMFIPIIFPRYKILSGKVWILTAQIDFTSNTYFTMFHAHPYRDALFHGALSFTIHSNEPLGFTEFLQDMDPLEANRNGFSKGFWEQVFTCTFPKRNAAPKSTKTCTGEEDLESLPAPLFEMSITGHSYSIYNAVYAVAHALHLMYSSRSRHGTIVAGGQLNLEPWQLHSFLRSFNNSCGDEIKFNEHGELAGGFDITNLVTFENDSFVRVKVGRLDPRTASGVKLIIDEDEIEWHEDLTQVPPLSLCNDNCHPGSSRKTKEREKFCCYDCAPCAEGMISNQEDMDYCIPCMEDHYPNKHHDQCLPKTPTFLSYAEPLGKTLALLALFLAAITGLVLGIFIKQRDTPIVKANNCSLTYILLISLLLCFLCSLMFIGEPQKVTCLLRQTAFGLIFSTAVSSLLAKTITVVLAFMASKPGNVFQKWVGKRLAHLIVFSCSFVQAGICAVWLSTTPPFPSLDPHSLSEEMILECNEGSVTMFYCVLGYMGFLAVICFTVAFLARRLPDSFNEAKFITFSMLVFCSVWLSFVPTYLSTRGKAMVAVEIFSILTSSAGLLVCIFAPKCYIIVLRPELNKRDVVTKFYQHLLALAFAVDEVNKNPEMLPNVTLGFHIYDSYSDARMTYRATLDLLFKSQRFVPNYKCGTQNNVMGTIGGLDSETSSRMADILGLYKILQYCAGVAHL